One Malania oleifera isolate guangnan ecotype guangnan chromosome 9, ASM2987363v1, whole genome shotgun sequence DNA segment encodes these proteins:
- the LOC131163375 gene encoding uncharacterized protein LOC131163375, with product MAQGGQGGGFPTRELGEKGFWGFSGFRVEVVYFENRMDPRNSNAHVGGSSHAGPSSMGGNNSDQVLHSVAQQAMTEITQNSREQGYPLDDQGCTIQQFTNLSPPTFLGGTNPVVTENWMQKIKKTVTVLHYTDEQRVLFTTYKLMGEAERWWTTVKLLEEQRHVLVVMTWSQFKEIFFDRYFPTTIKETKVEEFLNLTHLTVQQYAAKFIELSCFASYIVPEEAKKERKFERGLRQADRGVLGYRAREKGPRLLGFRKVLVGAHGEEIGMEEDRGKLRETMDIRVSKLVLSALDMARGTWEIVG from the exons ATGGCACAGGGAGGACAAGGAGGAGGGTTTCCCACAAGGGAGCTGGGAGAGAAGGGATTTTGGGGGTTCTCAGGTTTCCGTGTGGAG gtGGTATATTTTGAGAACAG gatggatcctagaAATAGCAATGCACACGTTGGTGGTAGTAGCcatgcagggccttccagtatgggtggcaaTAACTCTGACCAGGTGTTGCACAGTGTGGCACAACAAGCTATGACAGAAATTACCCAAAACAGTAGAGAACAGGGTTATCCATTAGATGATCAGGGTTGTACGATCCAGCAGTTCACTAACCTGAGTCCTCCAACGTTCTTGGGGGGAACCAACCCTGTAGTTACTGAAAACTGGatgcaaaaaattaagaaaacagTGACGGTGTTGCACTACACTgatgaacagagggtcctctttacTACATATAAGTTGATGGgtgaggctgaaagatggtggacaacCGTGAAGTTGTTAGAGGAACAAAGACATGTACTAGTAGTCATGACTTGGAGCCAattcaaggagatattctttgaccGATATTTCCCTACCACTATTAAAGAAACCAAGGTAGAGGAATTCTTAAATCTGACGCACCTGACAGTTCAGCAATATGCGGCGAAATTTATTGAGCTATCGTGTTTTGCTTCGTATATTGTTCCAGAAGAGGCTAAGAAGGAaaggaagtttgagaggggtttgag GCAGGCAGACAGAGGGGTACTGGGATATAGAGCCAGAGAAAAAGGCCCACGCCTCCTGGGTTTTAGGAAGGTACTAGTCGgagcccatggagaggagattggTATGGAAGAGGACAGAGGAAAATTACGAGAAACCATGGATATCAGGGTGAGCAAACTGGTCCTATCTGCCCTAGATATGGCAAGAGGCACATGGGAGATTGTTGGGTAG